Part of the Nicotiana sylvestris chromosome 2, ASM39365v2, whole genome shotgun sequence genome, ATCTCTCCGTAACACCAACCACCATCCGCTATATATTAAGCCCAACTCCTCATTCCTCTGTCATCATAATCCGAAGCAACAATATATCTTCCCATATTAAGTTCAAATTTCAAAATCCCCAAAATCCCCAAAATCTTTTCTCAATATGTCAGGAAGAGGCAAGGGAGGTAAAGGATTGGGCAAAGGAGGAGCAAAGAGGCACAGAAAAGTATTAAGGGACAACATTCAGGGAATCACTAAGCCTGCAATTCGGCGTTTGGCTCGTAGAGGAGGAGTAAAGCGTATTTCTGGTTTAATTTATGAGGAGACACGTGGGGTGTTGAAGATATTTTTGGAGAATGTTATTCGTGATGCTGTGACGTACACTGAACACGCTAGGAGAAAGACTGTTACTGCTATGGATGTTGTTTATGCGCTCAAAAGGCAGGGCAGGACTCTTTACGGATTTGGGGGTTAGATTTGTCAAATTAGGGTTTTTGTGGGTAATTATTATAGATTTGTACTTTTGCTGCCGTTGTGTTTTAGGGTTGCTTAGTTTTGGTAAGGTTGATGATGTAATTCACCGTTACATAGTCAAGGAATAGAAATTTTTTTGTCTTCATTTCTGTGTTCTTTATTATCTACACTATTTgctttaatttttcttttcaagTATATTTGGTAGAAAGTATAGCTAATCATGAAAGTTGTTTTAATTGATAATCTAATCTTTTCTGCTCAGGATATTTCACAGTAGGGGGATTATTTGATTATCATCTGGTTATTTCTTAGTGATATGTTTGAGAATTATATTTGTTTGAACTGGATTGAACACACAATTAATGACCATAGTTGGTGTTTAACTCTTTGTCTAGTGTCATTTAATTCTGTCTTAGCTAGTCGTGTGGAATGTAGCTTTGATTCATTGTTCGAATTGATATCAGAGTCACATTTGTTGTGCTTAAATCAAGTTGCGAAGTTATTATGTGCATTTTTAATGTGTTTTAAGTTATTTCTTGATAGAATTCAAGCTCACTTTAGACTTGCAAATTTGCATTAACTTAGACTGTGCCTCATAGGTTAACGTTATCGATCTGTGTGTATCATCTTTACGCAGCGGATGTTAATCTTCTGTAAATGAAAAGACATGCATAGCAGTTTCTACTTAATGGAGCAGATCTTAAAGCTTGGTATCCATATCACTCTCACAGGCGAGCTCAATTGAGTTACTTTTTACTTCTATACACAGAGTTAATCTGAAAAGGAGCT contains:
- the LOC104239045 gene encoding histone H4, with protein sequence MSGRGKGGKGLGKGGAKRHRKVLRDNIQGITKPAIRRLARRGGVKRISGLIYEETRGVLKIFLENVIRDAVTYTEHARRKTVTAMDVVYALKRQGRTLYGFGG